The genomic window ttgaatatttCATTAGTTTCAAAATTTAGGTGATGGCCACCATTTCAAAGAAAGCAGCATGAACTGATTGCTAGTATGACACTAATTTTATCAAGTTTCACAATACAACTATGACAGTTTGTTCAATTATTTTGATCCTGGGAAGAAGAAACCTATGCAAATAGttacaagaaggaaaaaaatataatggtTGCTAAGGACACTCTTCAAGCCTTTAAAGATCTGCaattaagaacaaagaaaataagcttttcaaAAAAGCTTTGTAACAAGCCATAATATTCTTCCCTATATCACTCACCTGTAACAAgaactgaagttatttttagcATGAACTCAGTTTACACTGGAGCATGCCAGAAAGACTAATTTTATGCTAAATTGCCTAACAATACAGTTGCCATAAACACATTATCTCAAGCAGGTTTGAttagagggaaaggagaagttCACAGAAGACTTGTTAGcagtaagcattttaccaagTTTGCCACTGAGTGCCACGGTTAGTAACGGATCAAACACTTCAGGGGGTAACCCTCTTTCCAGGCCAATGCTTTCCACAGTAGACAAATGTTTCTGCAAACCTTCACTCTTTTTCAATGAAACCCGGTCTTgaactaggggaaaaaaaaatagatgacaGTGATGAAACAACTTGTGAACTgatactgaattattttaaacttctctGAACTTTTCCCATATATAGTCCATCTTTTTGGGTTCTTTACATAGcaatagaaagcagaaaagctttcaaGACACTAAGGAGTTACCGCGAAGTTCAGATATTAGAAGAGAGAAAACGGCAGgtgaaatttgatttttttattgttattttaaagaaattgataATCCTTTCAAACCTAGTTCGTTAACCTTAAAACTGTCCTCTTACCTTTCTCAAAGAATCTCACAGCTTGCTCAAGGGAGTTGTGCTTGCTGTCATCACTTGGAGACTGCTGATTTTGTACAGTTTTTTCAGTATTAATACTCCCTTCTTTTCGCCATGCAGAGAGGTCGGTTTGATTGCTATCGTGAACACGGAGAGGCTGCTTTGAGTGCTTAGAACTCTGTCTTcgctgcatttttttcaggctgcCAGCTGAGACTGGAGAATTTCATTCATTTGTCATGTGAGTTCCAGTCCCTCATTACAACGATGGAAGAAAATAGATGATCCTCCAATTGATGAAGAACATCAGAGAGACAGTttcctgcaaaagaaaaaaaatatttttctgacaaaCAGACTTTAGAGGGATCCTGCATAAGGCAACTTCACAGCAAGTCATTTACAGCTGTCTGCCCCTAAACAATCAGACAATATGCTCAGAAGCTGTGCATACAGTTGTGCTATGAATTGAGAAATTCAATTctttcttacattaaaaaagggaagaaaaaaaatcaaaagtaaaaactaaaaccaactcctttcaaaataaaacttgtcTGATAAAATTTTATATAGTATTTTGATCCAAATTAACATAACCAGAAAGCCAACAGTATGCAATCAACAATTTCCTTTGCTgtctattttattctttatcagTTCTGTTACTTGTGCTGTATACATCAACAGGTCACAATTTTCTGTGGGGGTAATGCTCAGATTTTACAGGAccataaaaacacttttcttcctattttacAGAGTTAGATTCCTATATAATATATTTCTACATAGTAgctgagatttaaaatatatatgttttggtAAATTTCCAAGTGAAGTACAAGAGCTACTAATACTGTCAAACTGCCTAGCCCTGGCTGAAATACAATCGTGAGAAGTgacattttctctgtgtgttaGAGAAATCAAACTTCTACCCCGAAAATGTGACATGTTGCTACATTGTACCCATGTTCCCATGTTCCTGGGTTTTGCAGAGTGCATGTGCATgcccctgagctgctggagcaatTGCTTTTGCTTCCCAGCTTTCCCatcacaagaaaacagaaagattttcagCTCACGCTCCTCTTCAGCTCTCACTTACTCAAGACATTAgaactttttctgtttccctttagCTTTGTTTGACATAAACTTCTGCGACCAGTACAGCAAAACCAAATTTCTGGCTAGCTACGTTAAGATCTCTTCCGCAGTACCATGATACTCACCGAGGTACACACAATGCTTTCAAATAACACCtaccagctccagcagagctgcGTAGCCTCGGTTCAGATAACACCCCCAAGGCAATCACAGCTCGCAGAGATGCAGGGAGGTGACGGACACTAACCGAGATGTTCTGAAGCAGCGAAAGCTGCTGGTGGTGACCTTACCCCGAGTGCCCCGGCACCCTGCTTGCACCCCGAGCCACAGTTTGGGACGAGGCCTGAGCCAACAGGCGCCAGCTGCCACACGCAGCCCCCTCACAACGCCCTCCCCTGGcgcagcagaggggctgggcaggAAGCGGGACGCCGCCAGAGCCCACACCAACCCGACAGGGCCTTTCCGCAGCACCCCCGGAGGCCGGGCCCGCTGGGGAAGAAGCGGGTGCAGGCCTCAGGGCCCGGTTGCCacggctgcagccccccggtTGCCATGGCTACGGCCCCCCGCCGCCATTACCTGCCGCCCGCTCCAACCGCCCGCAGTTCAAACCTCCGCGCCGCATCCCGCGCATGCGCGCCGCCGGCGCGCCCTCCCCTCCGCCTGGtgcccccggccctgcccggcggCTCTGAGCATGCGCAGTGGCCCCGCCCGGGCTGCGTGCGCCGCGGGCCGTTGGCGCtgggcggggagggagggaaggggctgaggggggggcgATGGCGGCCGGCGCCTCAGGGCGGCCCCGCGCCTCCGGGCTGGGAGGGGCTGGCACGGGAGGGTCCCCGGAGGGAGAGTGGGGGCTTGGAGAAAAAGAGCTctgaaaagaagggagaaaagcgcaggggaaaaatgaaaaataaagtgtataTTGGCCTAATGTGGTGTTACGGAAGGATTCAGTTAGCTCCTGCCACCTCACCGCCTCCAGCAAGTAAAGATGAGTTCCAAAAATAGCTTGGTAATGCTGGGGGTCAGCGATGGAGGTCAACCCAATGCAGATATTCttatgtatctatatataataatatataaatataatataatacagaGTTCTTGGATGCACAATGTGTAGCTGCTGGTGTGGGCAGTAATCCATACTGCTGCAATAAAGAAAGGTGGACATGGGGATGTTCTTCAGAATTCCCTTACAGTCTGCAGCTGGAGTACTTACAGGGATGGTCTTTGCTGTACCAAATATTCTAcggttattttattattatggcATCCATACGACTTCTGGTAAAGGAAGTACAAAAGACTAATGCTTGTTTCCAAAATTTTAGGGAGTTGGAGATAAGATGCACGTGGGAATGGTAGCTGGCCACAAGGTTGCTACGATACAGTTTGTGAGGACTCTGCAAAACTACAGTATCAACTGGATATACCGCATGTGAGCATCTATCATCAGTTTTCGCAGTGATACAGTACTGACATCTTACTGAGGTTTTAGTATCTTATCTCATCACCACATTGTACTGAAGCAAAAATTCATCCGAGACTGTTTCGtgaaaattttcaaatgcttgTAGTTATCACTGTGTGGCCCAATGTTGTTCAGATGGCTTCAATCCTACATCACCTTGTCTTTCTCTGAAATTCCTCTAACATGATTCCGCCTGCTTTTGggctttttctgtatttgagcatagaaaaaaaaaaaaaaaaagaaatttgtttctatcacaacatttttctccaaatttcaaaaagtttattttcatgaataattaagaaaatgaggaaaaactcaaaacagacaaacatcaagaaaaacaaacaaaactcagagGTAAAACACACTTCTCATGACACTCCGTAAGATTTCAGATATAACACAGGGATTCAGGCTCTTGTGAGAGGACTTCCCCCAGCTCACTGAAGCTGTATGCGAGATGCACCATGAGGTACCTGGACAGGTTCAAACCTTCATTAGCAATAACCAGTGATTCCATGAATTTGCAGCAGTtgtgaaaaaggatttttttttccttgaaagaaaaGAGGTAGTGTGATGCTTTTTGCCAGCAGCAGACAACTATTTTGAAATATGGGGGTTCATTACCAGACTAAACACAATTCTTCAGGCAGTTCTGCTTCCCATCCCCTCAGCAGGGATCCTTACCCTCTGCTGAGGGGTAGAGATACCATTgcttcaaaatggaaaaaaaaaaatagcattagcAGGCCATTGTCCCAGTTTTAAAGCCTCTGCAAAACGTGTAACCCAGGAAGATGCAAGTAGTGTATCACAGGTTTTCCCTGCATAACCAGTCCACCAAACAGACCGGTCACAGAGGCAGCAACAGCTAAGGAACCCTCCTTCAAATACAAGTAGCATTATGCTCAGGAGGGTCCTTTCTTCACCTgactgtgcaaaaaaaaaaaaagcctccattTGTGGCTGGGGTAGCTCTAGGAGGTGGGCTGCACAAGGTCACTCTGGTGATGTTCTTTTCTACCCAGCAGCTGTCGCAGAGGctgcaacacagcagaaatgcatCCAGCTGGGGTTAAACTGCCTTTCAGATGTGGGTCTCATGCTCAGGGACTAATCCCCCTGCTGCAAGAGTGCCGAGCTAACATGACAAACTGCCTAAGTCTTTGCCCACACTCTGGTTTTGCAGCTCCTACTGAAGAGACCAATGCTAATTCCAGCCAGGTGCTATCTGCCTCCAAACTGTCCTGTTTAAAGCTAGCTCGTGTTTTCCTATGTTACAGGGAAGCAGCAAAAGCAAGACTACAGTGTAGACGTACCACATGTCTCTCAGACCCCACATGAAACTTTATTTAGACagccaaaaaaatataaatagttaaataaaaacaaaacgacaaaataaaacaccaaatttTCTGGGTGCTTTTGGAGAGAGCTGCCTCGAGGGTCCGTATTCCTCAAACACACCTAACTAGGATACCTTCACTTTGCCTTTCTCAGGAGCCGCCTCATGGATGAGTGGCTGCTCATCCCCATTTACCGACAGGATCCTCTTTTCTGGCGGCTGCTCCTCAGGCTGGCGGGCGATCAGCAGGCGACAGGTAAGCAGGATCCCAAAGACCAGGGCGTGGGCGTAACGCTTGAGTGGATCCCCCACTAGCTGGTGGAAGAAGAGCACGGCCAGCacgaggaggagcagcagaaagttGGCCACGTCTTTGGGGCGACCAGGCACCAGTGTCATGACAATGCCACACGCCACTTCCAGGGCACCGATGCTCTTGCGGAGAAGGATGGAGCTGACTCCCATCTTCTTCAGCATGGGAAGGGCCCGCACGTAGCTTTTGTAGGCTCGTTTCTGAAATCAAGCAGTAATAGCATAGAATATGACAATGTAAGAAGGCAAACGTTACTGTCACTGAAACCAATAAACATGCAATATGTTATGAAGATCGCTTCAATCCTCATAGACCCCTCTGGCATGACACCCAATCTGTACTCCTAAAGCTGCTCTTGGAGGGATATTAACACACCATCAACCTGCAATTCCCCCTTTACAAGCTATTATCTCCTAGCTGGAAGACAATTCTGCAATCTAGCACCCATCTTTTGAGCTAGGACTAAGCCAAGCGTACCTTTTCCTCTCTAAAATTAACAATGCAGAACCACAttgttataataataataataataaataataatttaaacaagTTCCTCTCTAAGAGTAGCATGCCCTTTATAATTAAATAACACACCTAGTCCTTGCAAAGCCAAAGCACGGAAGGCAGAAACTGAAGTCTCTTTCCATCTCAAAACAATTTAGAATACTCCGGGGTTGATGTGCAGTACAATCATAGCAAGTGACAATATATCAAAGCTGAGATTTAGCAACCCTACTCCTGTCCTTATATACCTTGATGatcctttctttcctcagaaaaaGCAAGTAGACATCTGACATCCTTGCTCTCTGGTTTATGCTGGATTTAGAAGCAGTGTAAGTTACAAGGCAGCCTCCTTACACAGCTGCCTCCTTgtttcagggaagaaaaccCTGTCCTTACATCAAGTTCTTGCATTTGAGCATTAGGTATAGGTAGGTTCGgggtttttggtggtggtttctttcctttttcagtcaagtgttgccttttttcttttatattataataaagCTCCTAGTTATTGGAACGtctgaaattatttccatcTACACATGAGCATATTATCTCTGCAGGTATTCTTGCCCTTGTGTTCCCTAAGCAAGGAGAGGGAAATGGAAACCAAATCTCACACGCAGAGTCGTTCTGCTCTCACAGGCACTAATCAGACTGCAGATTGACTTCCCGTGTAATTCTGGAAACTTGCGTTATGGGCACTCGGAACTTTCCCACTTCCCTGtaaatttttctccttcttctaaGAAAAGCTGATGACACCTCACAGGTAGTCAAAGAGTCATTTTTGCTACTGAAAATCCCATGACATGTTTATACCAAGTATGTGCATTCTAAGGATGCACTTTAGACCTCCAGTGAATAAAAGCTCTCCTCAAAGCAGTGGTTTTTAACCAAACGTGTAGGACACAGCTTTATAATGAAACGTAACTAGTAGTGTGCCCTAGAGCACTCTGGTATTCCAAGTGTTTTAATACACAAAGTAGCGTGCATGCTTTTTttgctgaatgaaaaaaatccctgcaAGTTTGGCGTTGTGGGTAGATAACAGAGGTGCTCTGTTTGCTTGGGGCGAGATAAGATAACACTTAGCGATTGGCGAGATCAAGCTTTCTCTCACTGTCTCCATTATGCTACAGCCTACCCTGGTGTGCAGCACAGTGAAAACATAACCTAACGAGCCGTGGCTGCGGTACAACATCAGGTATTGGGAATGATGTTGCTGtgcctctgctttttttccataaaagatGGAAATTGCCCCTACCTCTTGGCCTGATTCTTGGCAAAGCAGACAGGGAGCACGGAGATGCAAAGCGCTACACAGAGGATTCTGCAATGCTCCTCAAGCCTCAGCGCTTTTTTCCTTTAGCTGACGTAGCTCGGGAGCTCTGTTTTCTGGACGTTTTGTCCCCTCACCTCTCACACCCGGACCATTTTGCGGTtctcctgccagccccccgTTGTCACCCAGATGCCATTTGCCGGCAAGGCACAGCAGGTGGGCAGGTGCAGCGGCGGGAGAGGGCAGAATGTGCTGGAAActtccatccccatccctgacGGGCCCGAGAACCCTCACCACAAATACCCAACACGAATGGAGGGGGCAGGAGAATCACCAAGGGGGGGACAAGACACGGCATCGCTGAGGGAGCGAGGGGGTGCCGGGCACCTCCATGAGGGCTCCATCCCCCTCCGCGCCCCTCACGGCCCCGACCCCCGCGGCTGGAGGCTTCTCCCCTCCTCCGGCCTCACCATCTCGTTGTAGGCGTCCCTGCTGAGGCGCGGGGTGAGCTTGATGGTCCCCATGAAGACGAAGAAGAGCCCCAGGGCCACCGAGAGGGCGACGATGGTGATGGTGCGCGGCGACGCCATCGAGCCGCCCCCTCAGCGAGGCCTCCTGGCTCCGGCTGCCGGCCCGGGAGGGAGGCAGCGGGTGACCATggagggcgaggaggaggaggaggaggaggagggggatgaAGGCTGCGGAGGCAGCGCCGCTGACAGCCGGGAGGACGCGGCCTCCTCCGCCCAGCGCCGCCGGGTCCTAGCGCCCGCCCGgcctcagcccctgctgcagagccctcgcctcttcccccctcctctgTCCTCTGTTTCGGGTAAAAACGGGGCTGGAATCACACAAATCCGTCCAGCTGTGAGCCGACAAAACCATGCTGGAAAAGTGCACCCCCCCGTCACTCAGGCAATCGGCGTGCAAAGCCTCAGGCAGTAGAAGGGGAAGGGTGAGgctccctgtgccccccaggGATCTCCCCCTCACCTCTGCACCCCGGCTGCTGCAAGAAGCCCCCCACACCCCAGCCCCATGTATTTTAAGCCCCCAGGGGCTAAAAACTGACTGGTGGTGGCTGGCGTAGTTCCAGGCTTACGGCTTCTTAGCACCCGCATTAAGCGGCTGTGAAAAAtgcctggggctggagcacttcaggacaggcagctcttcctctttcctcagGAGTTTGGCCCCTTTATTCACCTTTATTCAGTGGAACTTcaacagaacacaaaattaaaaaaaaaaaaaaaaaagcccctaaAGCAAGGTGGAGTTCTGGAGTTCACAAAATGAGGAACTCTGCTGACCAAGACCTACCTCCAGCTTGCAGCAGCTTCATTTTTTGCAGACCTGGAGAGAATTTCATGCAGCACTGAGGTTTATAGCTTGCCAGCCAATGAGAATAGCATGACATAAAAAAtataccttatttatttatttagctatcACAGAGCAACCTAATGAGAAAACTTCTTATTGCTGACTTTTCTACAGGGCCATTTATATTTTAGTATCAGCAAGCATTAGCAGGGACAAGGAAAGTGGCTATGGAAGAAGAGACActgaaatctgttctttttttttccccatttcatttTATAGAAATCTATCTAACTTATCTATGTGACTGACAGGGATTCAGTATTACTACTGAAGTTCATACAGGAAATATCCCCCCATCCTCACCACAGTCAACATTCTCCCAGCAAAGCGTGAAGATTTAATCAGCATCCCAGAACGGTTTAAAGGGGAGGGAAGGCTGATGAAATGCTACAGACAACCTTTTCACCCCAGATATCTGAGTGCTTccatacagaacagaaaagttaGGCAACTcaagagcaagaagaaaataatttatttcttgaaagttgtataaaaataaactaaaaacatAAGTACATCCACTCCAGCCTTAAGGACATTAGGAGGTTGCTTTCCAAGCTCTCTGAGCTTGCATACCTGCCTCCTTGTCAGCGGGagaacagcagcaccagctcacAATGAACAGTATGAGGAAACAGGTCAAAAGGTATGGCCAACACAGGGGCAAACGGCTCTCCGACCAGCTTCTTCCCTGGGTCAGGGGGACAGCACAGCCTGTAGAAAGCAGTTGTGTTTGAAGGGCATCCTGTAGACCAGCAGCAGAAGCCTTCCCACTGTCATCATCAGCACAACAGCACAGAGGATGCATTAAGGAGGTATCTTTTGTTTGGCTAACATCCATCTGCAGATGACACTGACTGAGATCTAGAACCATCTATACAGAATCACAAGCCAGCCCTGGAAACACTGTGGGCAAGCTGAAGGCTCGGTGGGCAGGCTTAAGGCTTTGATTCTCACAAGCCATCCAGGCTAAAAAGACACTTAATACCATTAGGAAATAATCCTCAGTTTTGCATCTGCCCTCATCGGTTACCTGTTACCATCTCCAAGTGGGCCTGCCCAGATAAGCTCTTAACTAGGTAGTTAACACCTAGTTAAGCAGGTGACTGCTAATCCCAATACCAGACTTTGCTTGCTGGCTAGGGGCCCACCTTCCAGCAGTGAACCCAGGGGACTCGGTATCCCACACCCTGACACTGTTTTGTTGGGGAGGGGTTGTGCACAATGCAGATGTGTTGTAACAGCATTATTTTCTACCCCTTAATGATGCACAACAGCATCCTGCTGGCTTGTAAAGCCGAAGGAATACCCGCTGTCTCAAACCAATGAGCGCAGCCTGCAGGTATACCCAAGGTAGAACAGAAGCATGAACCACCTCTGATCATGCACTGATTAGACCTGGATCCCACCTGCAGAAGTAACCCAGTAAAATTCAGTCACAACAAAAACTTTCCTGAGCTAAGGCCAGTTATTTGTCCTTGTCCTCAGGGCACACAATAGTGTCTGTCACCAATGTcagtggaaaggaagagaggaaggtgCTCACTCAAGAAAATTCCTCATGGCTTCGCCCTCTGGCTTGCAGGAGATGTAGAGCAGCCTTCGGATGGCCTTGCAGTTTCGGATGGCTCGCACAACCCTGTAATCTGCAACAGCAGACATCACGTTTTCCCAACAATCTACACCTCAGCGAATTCTCCTGCTGAGCAAGCATCACCGAATTGCACTGaactgcagggaaaaagagAATCTATGCATTTTGCCATGTCCTGTCTCAGACACAAGGTCTTAGTAGACTGGGGATGTGAACCACACTGCTAATGCCTCAGCTGATTCTGGCAGGGTAGAACAGTGGGAAAAGTTCTCTCTCATCCTTAATTCTGCTGAGAAACAGAGGAACAATCGTCACTCAGTCAGGCAGAGGCATGAAAAACCTTCCACACACGTGAGACAGCATCTGGTCACTATGTCCAGTTCGGGACTTCCCAGTACACGCTGGTGCAAGCCCTGCAGAGGCCACTGATGTGGGCAGAGGGCTGTAGCACAGCACATACAACGAGCAGGGCAGCTGGCCTTTGTGCCTTATGCAAGGCCAGACTCTCCCCAAGTGCACAGGGAGCCTGGTGCGGTGCAGCACTGAGGCCAAGTTTGCTGACTGCGGGATTTCTTACCCCTTCTGAGACTGCTGGTTCTGCCTGCTGTCAGCAAAAACGTGAGCAACTAGAGACAAACCAAGCAGAGGGCTTGGAGCCAGCATAACAGTTCCCACAAAACTTGttcaaaattctcttttcaagattaaaataaatggcGTATTCTTACGAATCCCAGCTCGGGATGGATTCACCACAGCAACAAGGGGTCGGGTGTCTTCCCAAGAGGACAGCAGTTGTGGTAACACAGCCTCTGCCTTTCCACTGTGAAACTCACAGTTGGAAATTCCTGtgaagcaaaaagcaaacacGTGAACTAAGAACAGTCTCAGACATTAGTTCTAACAAGATGTACTACTCTTTGCTGAGTGGACAGGGTCGTTCGGAACCCTCCCATTGCTTTTGCTTCAGGTTTTTCAGCAGTTAGTTTGAAACCTTCTGCAACAGTGAGTTTGAACTCACCGTTAAACGCAGCATTCCACCTGGCATCCTCTATTGCCTTCTCCACTATCTCGATACCAATAACCTTGGACACGTGGCGAGCCAGAGAGAGACCAATTGTGCCTGAAAATCCAGGATACAAAACCAATCTGTATTTCCATGCATAAAGCGAAGCATTTATATAGCAGGGATAGTTTTCAACATGCAAAATGCCAGCCCTGTCAGAGCCTGGTTTGCATGGCCACTGCTCACCTGTCCCGCAGCAGACATCAAGGAGGACGGTGTCTCCATCAGCCTGGCTCAGCTCCCCAACTGCCCGGTACAGAGTTTCTGCTCCACTCGTGTTCACTTGGAAAAAGGCATCTGGAGAGATGCGAAATTTCAGGCCGAGCAAATCTTCAAAGATGTGTGGCTCTCCATAAAGGAGCTGGAAGGGTGACTGCTCATGGGAACAGCGCGTCATGGTGCTAAAGAACATATAAAACAAAGACCTTGTTAGGAGGCAGTGTTTGCAAAGAGGTAGCTGACTGCCATTGCCATTCctggtgtgtttgtttgcttttatttcaaatgagcATGGTAAGCCCATGGAAAGAATTTTGATTCTTTGTAATGAATATTTAACTTGCACAACCTAAAATAATAGGATTAAAATGACTTCATATAAGGCAGTAGCCCTAGAATATATTCCTGCTTTTGCTGCTAACATGATTTACTGTTTTGCGAAAGTCACTTTAGTTTTTTCCTATAGTTTCCCAGGCTCTAAACTCCCATGAGGCAGAACCATACTGtattaaagtatttcagaagcTTCACGATAAACACAAGGTGTGACTACCTTAAAATCATGTCTGGAAGAGACATCCAAACATCTGCCATTCTCTTGAAGCAACTCGAGTTTCATCAGAGAGGggtgagaaaaagggaaaagctttgttttcagtcttcCCCATGGCCTTTCCTCCACATCACAGTGCAATTTTTACAAGTGTCAGCACATATACCTCTCTTGGAAGTAAAGTGAAGTCAAGGCACATCCTGCTCCAGGTCCAGAAGCGAAGAACTCCTTGAGCAATGCTTTCTGAGTAGCCAGAGCCTCCTgttaagagagagaaaggaaaagtggaGTGTTTGGGTAATCTGATCAAGCACTTTTCCCTAGGCAGTACCCCCAGCAAGCCCCAAAAGTGTACCAGTAGGTGAAGTGAGACAGCGTTTGCTGGCCTCAGGCTTTGAAATCTTCTGTGTAAAAGGCTGCACTCTGCTGACATCTCTAGTCATGCAATTAACAGGACCAGACCCCCAAGGTGCTTGTTCTAGGGGCCTGTTCTCCTCACACTCACCTggcccagctcctgggggtggAAGGTGACGATAGCCATGGTGTGGCCGTGGCTGGTGGTGCGTACCACGAGCTCTCGCCAGTGTCCACCTTCGTGGAAGAGAATGCAGGAGTCCAGGGGGGAGCGACGGATGAACTCCTCATAGCACtgtgaggaggggagagggagccCATAGTACAGTAAGGAAAACTGCCCTCATCTTAGCATGATGCTGTGCACACCGAACAGACGACATTTCCCCCAGCATCAACTATTTTTCATACTTCATTTAAATATCAAGTAAGAGCTCCTTCCAAGTTCTggaaaaataaggtattttgaTC from Aythya fuligula isolate bAytFul2 chromosome 13, bAytFul2.pri, whole genome shotgun sequence includes these protein-coding regions:
- the TMEM35A gene encoding transmembrane protein 35A, encoding MASPRTITIVALSVALGLFFVFMGTIKLTPRLSRDAYNEMKRAYKSYVRALPMLKKMGVSSILLRKSIGALEVACGIVMTLVPGRPKDVANFLLLLLVLAVLFFHQLVGDPLKRYAHALVFGILLTCRLLIARQPEEQPPEKRILSVNGDEQPLIHEAAPEKGKVKVS
- the TRMT2B gene encoding tRNA (uracil(54)-C(5))-methyltransferase homolog, coding for MSGGVPLPVMALCCVLSPVCRRLGLGTQPALPGNLLTGRTTVTWRKGNAGEGCSLPGSSWGERLADAVTPLWRLPYREQLQVKYESQRKVLQTLASRLQELGVDVQKPGELCCPLRPVVPSPVINGYRNKSTFSVNRGPDGNPKTVGLYVGTGRARNIVCVRADHVKNVPSKHKQVAQCYEEFIRRSPLDSCILFHEGGHWRELVVRTTSHGHTMAIVTFHPQELGQEALATQKALLKEFFASGPGAGCALTSLYFQESTMTRCSHEQSPFQLLYGEPHIFEDLLGLKFRISPDAFFQVNTSGAETLYRAVGELSQADGDTVLLDVCCGTGTIGLSLARHVSKVIGIEIVEKAIEDARWNAAFNGISNCEFHSGKAEAVLPQLLSSWEDTRPLVAVVNPSRAGIHYRVVRAIRNCKAIRRLLYISCKPEGEAMRNFLELCCPPDPGKKLVGEPFAPVLAIPFDLFPHTVHCELVLLFSR